In Vanessa cardui chromosome 4, ilVanCard2.1, whole genome shotgun sequence, the DNA window tatatgagacGAGAGTAAGGTACAAGTGGTGCTTGGTTGGCCCTTCTGATATCAATTTGATAGTTATTcgatcaacaaaaaatatatcaaagcgAAGAATAAAACTTACTGACGCGGTGTCAAAGTAAGCATGTGTAATTATAGTGCAAGAACAATTAGTACCATGGTTGCAAGGAAACATTATAGCCTCTAAAATCCAATAGTAATTTTGTGACTAGTGAGTAAAAattagagcagagatggcccagtggatagaacgcgtgcatcttaaccgatgtttgctggttcaaacccaggcaagcacctctgattcatgtgcttaatttgtctttataattcatctcttgctcagcggtgaaggaaaacatcgtgaggaaacctgcatgtgacaaatttcatagaaattctgccacatgtgttttccaccaacccgcattggaacagcgtggtggaatatgttccaaaccttctcctcaaagggagaggaggcctttagcccaacagtgggaatttacaggttgttgttgttgttaagtaaaaattaagtacattcttttgaaaaataaaagtgcCTTGTGATCACAATCATCATAAACAGGATTGGCTTCTAATTGAATCTGATGAAGGCGGTGATGTATCATCCGAAACCGTGTTCTCCGCAACAGCAATACAACTACATCGAGTACTACTTAGCAAAGCGCGACTATGTCGAGATGTCGATCCCGCTAAATCAGAGAGGCTTTCGCGACTAGCCGAACGTAGAGCAAGGGATGGTAAGTACTTAAGTAAATAAagcgcaattttttttttacgatatagtttggcggacgagcatatgggccacctgatggtaagtgggcaccatcacccataggcgctgtaagaaatattaactattccatacatcgtcaatgtgccaccaaccttgggaactaagatgttacgtcccttgtgcctgtagttacactggctcactcaaccttcaaactggaacagaacaatactgagtactgttatttggcggtagaataactggtgagtgggtggtacctaccaagacgggcttgcacaaagcctaccaccaagtattggcttaaaattatatatttttatttgaaaaatatttttattctttacagCAAAAGATACGCCTAAAATAGCTGAGGCTATAATAGAAATCGGCGTTAGTCAATTAATGATGAATAATTTGAACAATGCACACAAAACTTTTCTAAGAGCGCTTCAAATTTATGAACAAAGTGGTGACGTCAAAGGTTTATGCGAAACGAAGATGCACTTAGCCGCTGTCATGCAAAGGTATATGTTATGTGCtgtttaatcaatataaaactTCTTTTTCTTAGTACATTTTCTTATCGATTTAATCcaaataatatctttaagttAACATGTATCCGTACAATTTTCCTATCAACCAATTCACGTTATGTATCATTGTCTTAATAAATCAAGTATAGTCGGATGACTGAAAATTATGGCTTTACTGGATAGTAAAGCCATAATTTTCTGGCGTTTAAATCATATCGGGTATCGTAATATCCTAAATATAACCTTAGACTCCGTAGTTGAATACACACAGGCAGGGAAGGAATATCTTCAAGACCAATGGTACGGCAAAGGAGAAGGATAAAAcgcctttataatatataaggtaTAAGGAATAGATTAATATATGGTCATCCTCATCAGATATGCCACGAAAAGCTACAACTGCACGATAGGatcctttattaaatatggaaacttacttattgatagttaaATTAAACACTGCTTCTACGGTCTCACATCAAAAACTGCATCTATTACACTGAAAACTGCGAATACGCGATTGATACTGGTGGTAAATGTTCATCACTAAGGATCTTCAATCCAAAAATGGAAATCTATAATAGGGATGACCCTATTATAGATTTCCATTTTTGGATGGTGAGTGTATTTTGGTGACGTAATTAGGTCATCCTAATTACGTCACCAAAATACATTCACCGTATATTATCCACACCAGATGAGGAATCCAATATCCCACGAATACCAATAAAACAAAGGAAAGCTGCGCAACAAAGACACATTCCGAGGCAATGGTAGCTTCaactaatatagttgttaaatgactattcaaaagtacttgtaaaggttacctacttgaataaagtatatttcgaatGAAGAAGTCGCTGCCACTGGaaaattttgttcttaattTGCGAACCTAAAATAAAGATTGTGTTACTGTttggcaataaataaataatactttttgggcaacgtataacaatattttttatctaaaataattactaaattgAATGACTTATTCAAAGTGACtgaataactataataataatataacaatcgatatgtttaaatcattacaatattttaaatccaatagaaatcgttttaataatatttcgattCATGGTAACTCCATCGAAGTCTTAGCTTGaagtgtataaaaaaataccctaaaatatattactttggtAACTATGCGGTGTCAGAGGTAATGCGCGTCACGTATTATTTTGGTCTAATTTTTTGCAATACGAgcaataatatgtacataattagaTTATTATCATAAGTATATACTAAAAGCGATTGCGTAATTATTGAATAAGGAATAATGAAATCACGTTTTAAAAACACGAGTAAATTGTTCCTCTAAAATTATTCAGAGATATTTTCATACTTATTTGGATAAGTCTATAAAGACGTGATTTATATTGAATGTTTGAGCTGAGGAAGCCCTACTATGGACATTTCCACATTAGAGTAGCGTAGTGAATAAGCTTCATCCTCATTCCGAAAAGGAGGTCTCCTTACCAGTAGCAGGGTGATTTAAATTATGATActtttaatactatttacaattttactctTCATAgtcttttatgtaaaaaaaactcaTCATTATCACCAAAATCTATCGAGACTTAGTAAAACTGAGTAGATAGCTAAGTATGTACGTAACTAAAACTAAATAGATTAACTAAAGCCATATATAACAGTGTTCTACaggttaattaatgttattttttcatttctattataagcaaatttgttaaattagaattctgcatattattcaattgacgtggaacaaaacaatataatatgtcgATATTTATCATGGGTCATgtgcatatttaacatacatgaatgttttaattaatttactgttcTATCGTTCATTAGACTAGGCGAGCACGAAGCGGCAGCTAAGCTACTTACAGAAATGGGTGCCTTAGCAATGGAACATGGTCTTCGGAGACAGCTAGGTCGAGCCTTACATCTTCTGGGAGAGTTGCATCTGAGACGGGAGAGACCCGAACTTGGCACACAACATCTCACTGAAGCGTTTCAATGCTTTATGGGATTGAATTGGCAAAATGTATGATTTTTTAGCTTACAAAGAAATATATCGTCTACGTGTAGCGTTCTAAGTTTCTGTAAATTTTATTGAGTAATAATTTTGGTTACGCATAAGAGTGTATTtaacactattttaattttgtcagtCCTTATTTTGAAGTAGATTTCGttcagtattttaaaaatttaatttcttatgaGTTGTTCGAATAATTATAGCCAAAACAAACTGTATCCAAAAAGGATAAAGAGACGTCTAGCGAGTTGGATGTTATTTACAAAACCGATACCATAGAAATCTATGAAGAAGAAGCGGAACAATCTAGATTGATGATGGCTATATCAGCTggtataacttttatataatctttacatagtataaaactaagtcgcttaccgctgtctgtccctatgtatgcttagatctttaaaattacgcaacggattgtgatgcggaatagatagagtgattcgagaggatggtttttgtatataatacatagacaatatagtaaaaaaatctgtagtatatttagtatcagcaatgcaattgcgaagccggagcgggaCGCTAGTTATACATAATCAGTTATAatgtcttaaattaaaaaaatctaaatcgtAGATCAACACTTGCTTTACATGATCATTTGCAATTTCCAATGCTTTTTGTCATTTAATGTTcattattctattaaatatttattatttcatttcctACCATTCATCATCATTTCTGATCAATGAATAATATAGGTATTTCTCGTACAATTGTTTccagttatatattaaatagaattaaatgagtgttttatttttaaacacgaTAAGATATTAGTTAGCGTTATTTAAgaagtcaaaaatatattttactttgcgATGTGTTAAATAacaaaaggttttatatatcaatagtataaaattttaacgaaataataaccaatttcaaattaattaatccaATTTATACCTAAATGGAacgaaaaaaaacaattaaaattggtTCATTAATGACGAAGTATTGGAAAGAAaaccacaaaaaaaatcaaCCGAATTCATATCTGatgctaaataatattatgagctGTTGTTACTCGGACTTTGGATAGGACcgtttctaataataatacaatgttcTTTTTATTTCCTGGGCTAAAGtcctatatagtatattatgtaaCCTTGTAGTCGAgctaaattgtatttaaaactatgATAATAAGCTTAAATGTGAtagacaataaattttaataattactttttttcctcaatattaataatgacgAAAATATTTAGACATATTATTCACACTTGGCTCATCATATTTATGTTAcaaatccaaaaaatataacttaaccatatttaaaaaatatggaatTACCAAAGTATCtctttattaataacaacacctacttatcattttttataaagatttcgtttaagtacaataaattatgatttaacTTTTTTAGGACAAGAATTAATGGCATCATTTTTTAACTTGATAAGAGAGTCAGGTAAATGTTCCGTTGCAAAATTGAAAATGATCGAATGGAAATTGTCTCGATCTGGTTGGTGGGTTACCAAGCAACATCACGAATTAGTTCCATGTATTTGCCCTGAACACAATCGGACACCATTGGATGTATTGCAGTATGTATCACATGTAAAATGTTTgtcttatattttatgataacttCTGAAAGGGTTCTAGTAATAGAAAACGtgcttatataatttaaacaaattttatggGCTTAAACTCGTGCCAGTCTTTGCCTATGCagtcattattaaaacattttgaatgaTTCCTCACGTTTAATCAATAATTCTGATACCAACTATAAGACTTGTGGCAAAAAAGTTCCACCGAGTGGTGCCTTGTGCTGAAACATTTAGCAAATTCATTtcgatagtaaaatatttttggcttTGCAGAGggcaaatgttttattttttcgtcaATATTTTTCAGATTGCATTCAAGTTAAGGACATAATTTACTATaactaacatatgtatattgtgtttttttttattttctgaaagctaatttattataaaacatgtgaataatatttttcttaaatctgTTTTAGAATTCATCTTGATAAGAAAAATTTGATGACGGCTACTTCAGATGCTGAAACATTATTCGGTAGAATAGACACTGTTGAAGATATAAGAAAACTTCGAAGTAGTATGACTTAATTGTTTTTCTTGTAACtttgttaatttgtataataaaaaaatgcatattttttgttatttatcatttattgctTTATCTTTATCCTCGTAATATACATGTAATGCAATTGACTATTTACAACATATAAATCTTTTTGTAGACAATAGGCTTCCGCTTGATAACAATCACactcaatactaagtattgatgCAGCCTAAGATGAATTTGTGCTTGCCCAGAAAACAACACATCATTGCTaaaggaaaacaaaataaaactacatttgTCGTACCTCCTTCGATCCCATGAATAAATTCTGCCACCTTTGATAAATTATCATtcttagtaattaaattaaaaataatttagtcagTACTGGTATCACATAATGTTAACTCTAGATATTGTAAAAATGTGCACacagttacaataaatattcagGTTTTTGTACTGTATTGGTACAGTTGTTTAGAATGCCTTTGCCATCCTCTTGCGGGGCTCCAAGCGTACTTTAAATCCTTCGGCGCGCTTCAAAATAATGTCAGCTTGAAGTTTGAAGTCAGATTCTTTAAGGTCGGAGTGAACTCGGAAGTTTCTCAGGATGGTTGAAAGGATGATCTTCAACTTCAACATGGCGTATTTACGACCTATAATACGAGatatagtaaaataacaatataataataaaaaaaaacaatgtatactaataatgttaaatttattatcttaccgACGCAGCTTCTGGGTCCAGCAGAGAAAGGCACGAAAGCGTAATAATGACGGTTAGCAGAGCGCTCTGGCAGGAAGTTGTCAGGGTCGAACTTAGAGGGATTAGGATAGACGTCTTCCCGACGATGTAGTTTGTAGGTTGCAATAACAACTGTGGCACCCGCTGGTATTTTCTTGCCATTAGatgctttagataaaaaaaatagttttagtcctaattataataattttcctaagtgtatttttacaaaagattATATTAACTTACGCATAGTGACGTCCTGTTTCAAGTGACGAGCAATAATTGGTACTGGAGGGAAAAGTCGAAGAGTTTCCATTAGACACCTCTCCAAGTACTTCATCTCTAAAGTATCTTGGAAGGTGGCTGGGCGGTCAGAGTCACCGAAAATTTGGTCTAATTCCTCAACAACTTTGTCTTGGATATCTTGGTGAATTCCCATTAAGGACAAGAAGAAACTGCTGCCAGCAGCTGTGGTGTCGTGAccctaaaatattttgtcatgttaaaaattacagagaataaaaataaacgaatttgtttatagaaatgtattgtatatttacCTCAAACATGATAGTGTCTACTTGTTCCTTGATTTCTTCATCAGTAATTACAACTCCACCTTGAGCACTTTCCAGGAGAAGGTCAAGGAAAGCAAGACGTTTCTTCTGACCAACATCATCATCGACGTCTAAATCGTCTTTAAGTCCTGAGGATTGACCGAAAGATAATCCCTCGACAGATGTTACTTTTGACGGTAGGCCATCTTTAGTCTCCGAAACATCAGAGCTTTCTACAATGGTTGGTTTTTTGCCAGACTGGAACTCTTCCTTCTTCCTTTTAATGACCTAAATTTAGATACAAACATTAAGTCATTTTTTAaccacaatatttttaatgacgtcatatttcacttatacatacataaaaaaaacaggaaaaaataaaaaagtatacctTCTTGGTCAAACCGTGAATGACATCAAGAAGCTTGTGCTGCAACTTAGCGTACTGAGTGAAATTGAAGAGCAGGTCGGGTCTTAGCCAAATTTTAGTATGTCTTAAGTGCAAGATATCACACATCTTCATGACTGCCATAGCATATTCAAATCCGCTCTGGTCTTGGGTACTTTTGTTGACACCCATAGCGGTTTCTGTCGACAAAGAATTAAGtcttataattacaaaacaacaaAGTGAATCCTAAGTAACAGTTcgatatttctatttaaaaagtaataccaTTGTCCttgattaaatttcatttttcgtAATCATTATAGTAATGGACAATTATACTCTGCCTACAGATGGTGATTATAGCCCATTAGCATTACGTGTGGCTGTGGGGGGTCGCTAAACTTGACACTTAATGTGTACTAACTTTTCCTTATGTCATCATGGTGACTTAAACTACTTGATATACTTGTACGATACATTGCACAGTAAGGCCGATTTTGAAACACACAGATTATATTGTAGCATTATCGATGTTTTTctaaatgataatgatttatctTGCACAAGAATAAGACTAACGACAATACGACACAAGATTATAATATGTGAAATGATTTCCTCGTAAAACAGATAcgttatgataaaataatgtatacgtaaaaataatttaataaactggTTTCAGCGATTATAATAATTCGAAGAAACGGAAGGATTTTCTAAACAACCATTTAGTCCTGTGTATaaggataattaatttatagactGGTAATTCTGCCTCGTTTTGCAAAACGTGTGATGGAGTGGGGTAAATTCTCAAGAACAGTTCGTTGGAGCATGGCGGTCAGTGTTGATACTCGTATACGTGACTTGGCgtacaaattgttttttatatcacaCACATTTCGTAGCCGATCCTTGAGATAGAGATCAATATGACGTGGCCGTGTGTCAAAAATTATGTAGAAtagtttatattcaaaattgttttctatgaaattgaaatttcattaatttttattgatacatTTGTAATCAACATCGAAGATAACGTGCACCCACACGAGTGTTTTCGATACGTGAGATTAAACGTgaaatgttattgtaaaatagAATCGTTATTTgataagaatttattatatacagtgaATACAAAAGCATAAACGTTGCACTATATTAAaagaataagaatttatttaaatttcaattttaacaaaattttctAAACTAATCGATAAATCGTCGAAgtattgttattgaaaatacaaGCGAAAGTAGAGATTGAAAAGCTAAGAAATACTTTCCAGAATATTTTGTGTCTAGTGATTTGACGg includes these proteins:
- the LOC124544126 gene encoding cytochrome P450 4g15, with the translated sequence MSYAATETVASSSTWAATNLFYVLLVPAILLWYAYWRMSRRHLYELAEKIAGPKGYPLIGNALEFTGGSDDIFKRVVTRGDEYNAENAVKIWIGPRLLVFLFDPRDVEVILSSHVHIDKAEDYRFFEPWLGNGLLISTGQKWRSHRKLIAPTFHLNVLKSFIDLFNANSRAVVNKLKKETGTFDCHDYMSECTVEILLETAMGVNKSTQDQSGFEYAMAVMKMCDILHLRHTKIWLRPDLLFNFTQYAKLQHKLLDVIHGLTKKVIKRKKEEFQSGKKPTIVESSDVSETKDGLPSKVTSVEGLSFGQSSGLKDDLDVDDDVGQKKRLAFLDLLLESAQGGVVITDEEIKEQVDTIMFEGHDTTAAGSSFFLSLMGIHQDIQDKVVEELDQIFGDSDRPATFQDTLEMKYLERCLMETLRLFPPVPIIARHLKQDVTMPSNGKKIPAGATVVIATYKLHRREDVYPNPSKFDPDNFLPERSANRHYYAFVPFSAGPRSCVGRKYAMLKLKIILSTILRNFRVHSDLKESDFKLQADIILKRAEGFKVRLEPRKRMAKAF
- the LOC124544127 gene encoding uncharacterized protein LOC124544127; this translates as MEGDTLPGKRRLPKLMACMTQNSLENLRNRALFSLDALDAKGIRRRKLPLHECLILELRESGYSESSDYLQDLIYDNIQLLAEDDIGIVVDLRKKEDYLEHISASLIKAEKYRDKENTKKECLELLSLALCYSEKGKGILWLAEKFFLASIAVSSQYLIDGGRQKACCKYHYACFLLDKFPDADPEEPFVILTEVRDCAIGKDWLLIESDEGGDVSSETVFSATAIQLHRVLLSKARLCRDVDPAKSERLSRLAERRARDAKDTPKIAEAIIEIGVSQLMMNNLNNAHKTFLRALQIYEQSGDVKGLCETKMHLAAVMQRLGEHEAAAKLLTEMGALAMEHGLRRQLGRALHLLGELHLRRERPELGTQHLTEAFQCFMGLNWQNPKQTVSKKDKETSSELDVIYKTDTIEIYEEEAEQSRLMMAISAGQELMASFFNLIRESGKCSVAKLKMIEWKLSRSGWWVTKQHHELVPCICPEHNRTPLDVLQIHLDKKNLMTATSDAETLFGRIDTVEDIRKLRSSMT